Proteins co-encoded in one Pelobates fuscus isolate aPelFus1 chromosome 5, aPelFus1.pri, whole genome shotgun sequence genomic window:
- the LOC134612108 gene encoding olfactory receptor 6B1-like: MDERGNTTFGINTFYLLGFPTSQPIQIVLFFIFLFAYILTVTENILVIIIIWTSANLHKPMYFFLGNLSFLEMWYVTVTIPKLLAIFVTESRQISVTACMSQLYFFISLVCTECMLLAVMAFDRYVAICTPLHYVTIMDWNICLVLALCSWFTGLLISFIKVYYISRLTFCNSGLINHFYCDISPILNLACTDMRVAELVDFVLALFILLVPLMLTFISYCCILTTVFGIPTSSGRQKAFSTCTSHLAVVIIFYFATLFMYARLSKAQSFNYNKLISVVYTVITPLLNPVIYCLRNKDVKEVIWKLILKPNPTLPLRVSMA; this comes from the coding sequence ATGGATGAGAGAGGAAATACAACATTTGGTATCAATACATTTTATCTTTTAGGATTCCCGACATCTCAACCAATTCAAATCGTTCTCttctttatctttttatttgcttATATTCTGACAGTAACGGAAAATATATTGGTCATTATCATCATATGGACAAGTGCCAACCTACACAAGCCAATGTATTTTTTCTTGGGGAACTTGTCCTTCCTGGAGATGTGGTATGTTACTGTCACCATACCAAAACTGCTTGCCATATTTGTGACAGAAAGTAGACAAATTTCAGTAACGGCTTGTATGTCACAGCTTTACTTTTTCATTTCATTGGTCTGCACTGAATGCATGTTGCTTGCTGTAATGGCATTTGACCGCTATGTAGCTATATGCACTCCCCTGCATTATGTCACCATCATGGACTGGAATATTTGCCTTGTTCTAGCATTATGCTCATGGTTTACTGGGCTCCTAATATCTTTCATTAAGGTTTACTATATCTCTCGTCTGACTTTTTGTAATTCTGGTCTGATAAACCATTTTTACTGTGACATCTCTCCTATACTTAATCTTGCCTGTACAGACATGAGGGTGGCTGAGCTTGTTGACTTTGTCCTTGCCCTGTTCATTCTTCTGGTTCCACTAATGCTTACATTCATTTCCTACTGCTGTATTTTGACCACTGTTTTCGGGATCCCAACATCCAGCGGGCGTCAAAAAGCGTTTTCAACCTGTACTTCTCATCTAGCTGtggttattattttctattttgctaCACTATTCATGTACGCCAGGCTCAGCAAGGCACAGTCTTTCAATTACAATAAACTGATATCTGTTGTCTATACAGTAATTACTCCTCTGCTGAATCCAGTCATTTACTGCTTGAGAAATAAGGATGTAAAGGAAGTAATATGGAAACTGATTTTAAAACCTAATCCAACCCTTCCTTTGAGGGTATCTATGGCATGA